A single window of Paroedura picta isolate Pp20150507F chromosome 8, Ppicta_v3.0, whole genome shotgun sequence DNA harbors:
- the LOC143843408 gene encoding uncharacterized protein LOC143843408: protein MMVTVIMIQFPLGNPHGCGSGPVGLWHSFGNGRQFGSKSLGKPTFDPAPWTLFPRGTHHRVSNLIFYISIGRDLDCAAPRISIRSLRKQREIPFKAVLALRSESGAWQSGQNPSAPHVELMSRSELEKRKLPPNYCRVGCGDCGTASPSVTAMIPLDGPERDLPDLVRLELSTAQSPRDGALDSRRMGVPLRKDPLWGLLNRPPEAAGFIHVRLRPVGLGRMEQAGLAQCDGLHGVLSGGGRDAWGLGSVEEPAQDLPCSRLAFTEAREADSVPRRS from the coding sequence ATGATGGTCACCGTCATCATGATCCAGTTCCCCCTTGGAAACCCGCACGGGTGTGGATCTGGACCAGTGGGACTCTGGCATTCATTCGGAAACGGGCGGCAGTTTGGGAGCAAATCCCTGGGGAAGCCAACCTTTGACCCGGCTCCTTGGACTCTCTTTCCCCGAGGGACACACCATCGAGTTTCGAACCTCATTTTCTACATTTCCATCGGGCGAGATCTAGACTGTGCAGCGCCAAGGATTTCCATTAGGAGCCTCAGAAAGCAGCGTGAAATCCCATTTAAAGCAGTATTGGCTCTGCGGAGCGAATCAGGCGCATGGCAGAGTGGCCAGAATCCAAGCGCGCCTCACGTCGAGCTAATGTCACGCTCGGAACTGGAGAAGCGCAAACTTCCCCCAAATTATTGCAGGGTGGGGTGCGGGGACTGCGGGACTGCAAGCCCTTCAGTAACCGCGATGATCCCCTTGGATGGCCCCGAGAGGGACCTCCCGGACCTGGTCCGGCTTGAACTCAGCACTGCCCAGAGTCCCCGGGACGGCGCGCTAGACTCTCGGCGGATGGGCGTTCCCTTGCGCAAAGACCCGCTTTGGGGGCTTCTCAATCGGCCTCCTGAGGCTGCAGGTTTCATCCACGTTCGTCTTCGGCCAGTGGGCCTGGGTCGGATGGAGCAGGCTGGCTTGGCCCAGTGTGATGGGCTTCATGGGGTGCTCTCAGGAGGGGGCAGGGACGCCTGGGGCTTGGGATCGGTGGAGGAACCCGCGCAAGACTTGCCCTGCAGCCGCTTGGCCTTTACAGAAGCGAGAGAGGCGGACTCCGTTCCCAGGCGGTCCTGA